One genomic window of Camelina sativa cultivar DH55 chromosome 5, Cs, whole genome shotgun sequence includes the following:
- the LOC104784803 gene encoding tRNA 2'-phosphotransferase 1-like, producing the protein MVSMYHTGRFFFRRLQAVTLSTIFPKLSPASSSVFMDASLPNSSRKPNFSSFAQSSRSGGRGSSGYERENDRRRPHGRGGGGGGKDNIDALGRLLTRILRHMAIELRLNMRGDGFVKVEDLLKLNLKTTATVQLKSHTIDEIREAVRRDNKQRFSLLEENGELLIRANQGHSITTVESEKLLKPILSPEEAPVCVHGTYRKNLESILASGLKRMNRMHVHFSCGLPTDGEVISGMRRNVNVLIFLDMKKALEDGIAFYVSDNKVILTEGIDGVVPVDYFQKIESWPDRQSIPF; encoded by the exons ATGGTATCAATGTACCACACTGGTCGGTTTTTTTTTCGTCGTCTTCAAGCTGTGACCTTGAGCACTATCTTCCCGAAATTGtctcctgcttcttcttctgttttcatGGATGCTTCACTCCCCAATTCTTCTAGAAAACCTAATTTCTCTTCCTTCGCTCAGTCTAGCCGAAG CGGCGGTAGAGGATCATCAGGCTATGAGAGAGAGAACGATCGACGCAGACCTCACGGCCGcggcggtggcggtggcggaAAAGATAATATTGATGCGCTTGGAAGACTTTT GACACGAATCTTGCGACATATGGCTATTGAGCTGAGATTGAACATGAGAGGTGATGGTTTTGTTAAAGTTGAAGATTTACTTAAGCTGAATTTGAAAACGACTGCTACTGTTCAACTGAAGTCACACACGATTGATGAAATCAGAGAG GCTGTGAGAAGAGACAACAAACAACGTTTTAGCCTCTTAGAAGAGAATGGTGAGCTCTTGATCCGCGCTAACCAAGGCCACTCCATCACG ACGGTGGAGTCAGAAAAGTTACTTAAACCAATACTGTCACCTGAAGAAGCTCCAG TGTGTGTACATGGAACTTATAGGAAGAATTTGGAATCCATCTTAGCATCGGGGTTAAAGCGTATGAATAGAATGCATGTTCACTTCTCTTGTGGCTTACCAACAGATGGTGAAGTGATTAGTG GCATGAGAAGGAATGTTAATGTTTTGATCTTCCTCGACATGAAGAAAGCTCTTGAAG ATGGGATTGCGTTCTACGTCTCAGACAACAAAGTGATTTTGACTGAAGGCATTGATGGTGTAGTCCCTGTCGATTACTTCCAGAAGATTGAGTCTTGGCCTGATCGGCAATCCATTCCTTTCTGA
- the LOC104784802 gene encoding uncharacterized protein LOC104784802: protein MASRRDYRSMRSCSGWRRFLLLIPVLFVLPHLSSLVDFSSDSVRNDAQTVRSKKSNHLVLGPVAGQGLPDRLHCRGTKALNKTHTSTSQVSGAGNGVSFVTVFTIYNTTVNNVKSSNMVSVVGNVTYSKPQRSMAVLNAFANFIQVTMPKSSVVILTDPASDLSIQQSNVVVQPVRGDYSRGNLMLQRIRSYIAFLVMKLEKNEGGINHYIFTDSDIAVVDDIGTIFDKHPGFHLALTFRNNKDQPLNSGFIAVRGTREGILRAKVFLEEVLKAYKAKYMKASRMLGDQLALVWVVKSHPSFDAKRFTKPQAFTEEIAGASVLFLPCALYNWTPPEGAGQFHGMPLDVKIVHFKGSRKRLMLEAWNFYKSTLNIPDMLCLVLGSGRTKYDF, encoded by the exons ATGGCTTCCCGGAGAGATTATCGGAGCATGAGATCTTGTAGCGGATGGCGTCGGTTTCTCTTACTTATTCCTGTGCTATTTGTTCTTCCTCATCTCTCGTCACTTGTTGATTTTTCTTCCGATTCGGTGAGGAACGATGCGCAAACCGTTCGTAGTAAGAAATCGAATCACCTTGTGCTCGGTCCTGTAGCTGGTCAAGGCTTGCCGGATCGATTACATTGCCGAG GCACCAAGGCTCTGAACAAGACTCACACTTCAACTTCTCAAGTGTCTGGTGCTGGAAATGGTGTTTCTTTTGTCACAGTGTTTACTATTTATAATACTACGGTAAATAATGTGAAATCCTCCAATATGGTTTCTGTTGTTGGGAATGTTACCTACAGCAAGCCACAGAGGTCAATGGCAGTTCTGAATGCATTTGCCAACTTCATTCAG GTGACTATGCCCAAGAGCAGTGTTGTCATATTGACTGATCCAGCTTCTGATCTCTCCATCCAACAAAGCAATGTGGTGGTACAGCCTGTTCGGGGTGATTATTCACGGGGTAACCTGATGCTTCAAAGAATCAGGTCTTACATT GCTTTTCTTGTGATGAAGCTTGAGAAGAATGAGGGTGGGATAAACCACTATATCTTCACTGATTCTGATATAGCTGTGGTTGACGACATCGGGACTATATTTGACAAGCATCCAGGCTTCCATTTAGCACTCACATTCAGGAACAATAAAGATCAGCCGCTGAATTCAGGATTTATAGCAGTGAGAGGCACACGTGAAGGGATCCTAAG GGCGAAAGTTTTTCTAGAAGAAGTCCTAAAAGCATACAAAGCCAAATACATGAAAGCTTCGCGCATGCTTGGTGATCAATTGGCTCTAGTATGGGTTGTAAAATCTCACCCTTCCTTTGACGCAAAGAGATTTACAAAGCCACAAGCATTCACAGAGGAAATAGCTGGAGCTTCAGTGCTGTTTTTACCATGTGCTCTATACAACTGGACACCTCCTGAAGGTGCTGGTCAGTTTCATGGCATGCCATTAGATGTCAAG atcgTTCACTTCAAAGGATCAAGGAAACGCCTAATGCTCGAGGCATGGAACTTTTACAAATCTACTTTAAACATTCCAGATATGTTATGTCTTGTTCTAGGTAGTGGAAGAACTAAATACGATTTCTAA
- the LOC104784801 gene encoding UDP-glucuronate 4-epimerase 4-like, with product MSRLDEMIPSSPGKFKMEKSSYLHRLRFQSSLTKFAFFSFFLLCLISLLFLRSPPSVNTSPSSSSSDPSRRSLRTNTYGGPAWEKRIRSSARIRTSTTNGITVLVTGAAGFVGTHVSAALKRRGDGVIGLDNFNDYYDPSLKRARQALLERSGIFIVEGDINDVELLRKLFKIVTFTHVMHLAAQAGVRYAMENPSSYVHSNIAGFVNLLEICKSANPQPAIVWASSSSVYGLNTKVPFSEKDRTDQPASLYAATKKAGEEIAHTYNHIYGLSLTGLRFFTVYGPWGRPDMAYFFFTKDILKGKSISIFESANHGTVARDFTYIDDIVKGCLASLDTAEKSTGTGGKKRGPAMLRVFNLGNTSPVPVSDLVRILERQLKVKAKKNLIKMPRNGDVPFTHANISLAQRELGYKPTTDLQTGLKKFVRWYLSYYSSSGQSKAAAR from the coding sequence atgtcgCGTCTAGACGAGATGATACCTTCAAGCCCAGGAAAGTTCAAGATGGAGAAATCTTCATACTTGCATCGTCTCAGATTCCAATCTTCTCTCacaaagtttgcatttttctccttcttcctcctctgtctCATCTCACTACTCTTCCTCCGATCTCCTCCTTCCGTCAACACTTccccttcctcctcctcatccgATCCATCTCGCCGCTCACTCCGTACCAACACCTACGGAGGACCCGCTTGGGAAAAACGTATCCGATCCTCTGCTCGTATCCGAACCTCAACAACCAACGGAATCACAGTTCTAGTAACCGGAGCAGCCGGTTTCGTCGGCACGCACGTCTCCGCCGCATTAAAACGACGAGGAGACGGCGTAATCGGGTTAGACAACTTCAACGACTACTACGATCCATCTCTAAAACGAGCGAGACAAGCTTTACTAGAGAGAAGCGGTATCTTCATAGTAGAAGGAGACATAAACGACGTCGAATTGCTTCGTAAGCTTTTCAAGATCGTTACCTTCACTCACGTTATGCATCTAGCAGCTCAAGCTGGTGTACGGTACGCAATGGAAAACCCTAGCTCTTATGTTCACAGCAACATCGCCGGATTCGTTAATCTCCTCGAGATCTGCAAATCCGCGAATCCACAGCCAGCTATAGTCTGGGCTTCGTCTAGCTCAGTCTACGGACTCAACACTAAAGTCCCCTTCTCTGAGAAAGATAGAACAGATCAACCGGCGAGTTTATACGCCGCGACTAAAAAAGCCGGCGAAGAGATCGCTCACACCTATAACCACATCTACGGTTTATCACTAACCGGATTGAGATTTTTCACGGTTTACGGACCTTGGGGAAGACCTGACATGgcttacttcttcttcactaaagatattttaaaaggCAAATCGATTTCGATATTCGAATCGGCGAATCACGGAACGGTGGCTAGGGATTTCACTTACATTGACGATATAGTGAAAGGATGTTTAGCGTCGCTTGATACGGCGGAGAAGAGTACGGGGACAGGAGGGAAGAAGAGAGGTCCGGCGATGTTGAGAGTGTTTAACTTAGGGAACACGTCGCCGGTGCCGGTTTCAGATCTGGTGAGGATATTGGAGAGGCAGTTGAAAGTGAAGGCGAAGAAGAATTTGATTAAGATGCCACGAAACGGTGACGTTCCGTTTACTCATGCTAATATTAGTTTAGCTCAACGTGAGCTTGGTTATAAACCCACCACTGATCTGCAGACCGGTTTGAAGAAGTTTGTCAGATGGTATTTGAGTTATTACTCCTCCTCCGGTCAGTCTAAAGCCGCCGCTAGATGA
- the LOC104784800 gene encoding 3-phosphoshikimate 1-carboxyvinyltransferase, chloroplastic — protein MAQASRICNGVQNPFIISNLSKSNQHKSPLSVSLKTQQQQPRAYPISSLGLKKTGMMMILNGGSKIRPVKVMASVSTAEKASEIVLQPIREISGLIKLPGSKSLSNRILLLAALSEGTTVVDNLLNSDDINYMLDALKKLGLNVETDSDNNRSVVEGCGGIFPASVDAKSDIELYLGNAGTAMRPLTAAVTAAGGNASYVLDGVPRMRERPIGDLVVGLKQLGADVECTLGTNCPPVRVNANGGLPGGKVKLSGSISSQYLTALLMAAPLALGDVEIEIVDKLISVPYVEMTLKLMERFGVSAEHSDSWDRFFVKGGQKYKSPGNSYVEGDASSASYFLAGAAITGETVTVEGCGTTSLQGDVKFAEVLEKMGCKVSWTENSVTVTGPPRDAFGMRHLSAIDVNMNKMPDVAMTLAVVALFADGPTTIRDVASWRVKETERMIAICTELRKLGATVEEGSDYCVITPPKKLKPAEIDTYDDHRMAMAFSLAACADVPVTIRDPGCTRKTFPDYFQVLERITKH, from the exons ATGGCACAAGCTAGCAGAATCTGCAATGGTGTACAAAACCCATTCATTATCTCCaatctttcaaaatccaatCAACACAAATCGCCCTTATCGGTCTCGTTGAAGACGCAACAGCAGCAGCCTCGTGCTTATCCGATTTCGTCCTTGGGTTTGAAGAAGActgggatgatgatgattctaaACGGCGGTTCTAAGATTCGTCCTGTTAAGGTTATGGCTTCTGTTTCCACGGCTGAGAAAGCGTCTGAGATTGTGCTTCAGCCCATTAGAGAAATCTCGGGTCTGATTAAGCTTCCTGGCTCCAAGTCTCTATCAAATCGGATTCTGCTTCTCGCCGCTCTCtctgag GGAACTACTGTAGTGGACAACTTGTTGAACAGTGATGACATCAATTACATGCTTGATGCGTTGAAGAAACTAGGGCTTAATGTGGAAACTGACAGTGATAACAATCGTTCCGTAGTTGAAGGATGTGGTGGGATATTCCCAGCTTCCGTAGATGCAAAGAGCGATATCGAACTTTACCTCGGAAATGCAGGAACAGCCATGCGTCCACTTACCGCTGCAGTAACTGCTGCAGGTGGCAATGCAAG TTATGTGCTTGATGGGGTGCCTCGTATGAGAGAAAGACCTATTGGAGATTTGGTTGTTGGTCTTAAGCAGCTTGGTGCTGATGTTGAATGCACTCTTGGAACTAACTGCCCTCCTGTTCGTGTTAACGCTAATGGTGGCCTTCCTGGTGGAAAG GTGAAGCTCTCGGGATCAATTAGTAGTCAGTACTTGACCGCTCTGCTCATGGCAGCTCCCTTAGCTCTTGGAGACGTCGAGATTGAGATAGTCGATAAATTGATTTCTGTTCCATATGTTGAAATGACACTGAAGTTGATGGAACGTTTCGGGGTTAGTGCCGAGCATAGTGATAGCTGGGATCGTTTCTTTGTCAAGGGCGGGCAAAAATACAA GTCTCCCGGTAATTCGTACGTAGAAGGTGATGCTTCTAGTGCTAGTTATTTCTTGGCTGGCGCTGCCATTACTGGCGAGACTGTCACTGTTGAAGGTTGTGGAACGACCAGCTTGCAG GGAGATGTGAAATTCGCAGAGGTTCTTGAGAAAATGGGATGTAAAGTGTCCTGGACAGAGAACAGTGTGACTGTGACAGGCCCACCTAGAGATGCTTTCGGAATGAGACACTTGAGCGCTATTGATGTCAACATGAACAAAATGCCTGATGTAGCCATGACTCTTGCCGTCGTTGCTCTCTTTGCCGATGGTCCAACCACCATTAGAGATg TGGCTAGCTGGAGAGTAAAGGAGACAGAAAGGATGATTGCCATTTGCACAGAGCTTAGAAAG CTGGGAGCTACAGTGGAAGAAGGTTCAGATTATTGTGTGATAACTCCACCAAAAAAGCTGAAACCAGCGGAGATTGATACATATGATGATCACAGAATGGCAATGGCATTCTCTCTTGCAGCTTGTGCTGATGTTCCGGTCACCATCAGAGATCCTGGTTGCACCAGAAAAACCTTCCCTGACTACTTCCAAGTCCTTGAAAGAATCACAAAGCACTAA
- the LOC104788756 gene encoding F-box/LRR-repeat protein At3g03360-like translates to MSRNVENLSLAFPHLHQSLIDYSIPDFFYTNSSVKQLHLDGCTHLTTSSCSVSWASLKKLSLDSCDISEESLAKILCGCPVLESLRLFGFTLLTQLKVVDLSKSPRLLEIHLSGVQNPYIHYLRLTSNQYPVTLVDVSSLTKVKLDFFFCPIKDRLDADLLQVMALEMLKKLKTVKKLTFGENFLKILSLVELRGVPFPILKAQVLTLKTNFSQYVMHGIVRVLQNSPQLKKLTLKRKSNYGIIPDKHLDYYLYSHSLNLNRYRILRESWPLRSKHVSFFMKYLLKNTKRLEKMVVIGLKDDLQGRGFEKLLQMVPVLSHDNNVAIVFT, encoded by the exons ATGTCCCGAAACGTTGAGAATTTGTCACTAGCATTCCCTCATCTTCATCAATCCCTCATCGACTACAGTAttcctgattttttttacaCCAATTCATCGGTTAAGCAACTCCATCTAGACGGATGTACTCATCTCACTACAAGTAGTTGCTCCGTGTCTTGGGCATCATTGAAGAAACTCTCATTGGATTCTTGCGATATCTCTGAAGAATCACTTGCCAAGATTCTATGTGGTTGTCCGGTCCTCGAAAGCTTAAGATTGTTTGGCTTCACGCTCCTCACTCAGCTTAAAGTTGTTGATCTCAGCAAGTCACCGCGTCTATTAGAAATCCATCTTTCCGGGGTTCAAAATCCATATATACATTACCTCAGATTGACAAGCAATCAGTACCCTGTTACCTTAGTTGATGTCTCGTCGTTAACCAAAGTTAAACTAGACTTTTTCTTCTGTCCAATTAAGGACCGGCTCGATGCTGATTTGCTTCAAGTCATGGCGCTAGAGATGCTAAAGAAGTTAAAGACTGTAAAGAAGCTTACTTTTGGGGAAAACTTTCTTAAG ATTCTATCCCTTGTCGAACTCCGAGGTGTTCCTTTTCCGATATTAAAGGCTCAAGTTTTGACGCTCAAGACAAATTTCTCCCAGTATGTAATGCATGGGATAGTAAGGGTGCTACAAAACTCACCTCAACTAAAGAAGCTAACCCTAAAACGTAAATCGAACTATGGCATCATACCG GACAAGCATCTTGACTACTACTTGTATTCGCATAGTTTGAATCTGAATCGATACAGGATCCTTAGGGAAAGTTGGCCACTAAGGTCAAAGCATGTGTCTTTCTTCATGAAATATTTGCTGAAAAACACAAAGAGATTAGAGAAGATGGTCGTAATTGGACTGAAAGATGATCTTCAAGGAAGAGGTTTTGAAAAGTTGCTTCAAATGGTTCCAGTGCTCTCACACGACAACAATGTAGCCATTGTGTTCACCTAA